In Clostridium swellfunianum, a genomic segment contains:
- the pstA gene encoding phosphate ABC transporter permease PstA: protein MNAKAKDRIATIVLYIISALVIALLVSLIAYILYSGRKSLNPSFLFGSPKFGEAGGGIGRQLFNSFYLLIVTLIITIPLGLGAGIYLAEYAKEGKLLNAIRLSIETMASLPSIVVGLFGLLVFVQLTKWGYTLLSGAFAIAILNLPSLTRVSENAIREASKKVKEASLGLGATQWQTIRRVILPSAIPQILTGIILAAGRIFGEAAALLYTAGMSAPRLRFNYISLVDKKSPFSLFRPSETLAVYIWKINSEGMVPDAAQIAAGAAAVLVIMVLIFNLLARMLGKWLYNSFTGSK from the coding sequence ATGAACGCTAAAGCAAAGGATAGAATTGCTACCATAGTTTTGTATATTATATCCGCTCTTGTTATAGCTTTACTAGTTTCCCTTATAGCGTACATTCTATACAGCGGAAGGAAATCCTTAAATCCAAGCTTCTTGTTTGGCAGCCCAAAGTTTGGTGAAGCAGGAGGTGGAATAGGGCGTCAATTATTCAACTCCTTCTATCTTCTCATAGTAACTCTCATTATAACTATTCCATTAGGATTAGGTGCAGGAATATATCTTGCTGAATATGCTAAGGAAGGTAAACTCCTAAATGCTATAAGGCTTAGCATTGAAACTATGGCTTCGCTTCCATCTATAGTTGTAGGGTTGTTTGGCTTGTTAGTTTTTGTTCAGCTTACAAAGTGGGGATATACACTTTTATCAGGAGCCTTTGCAATAGCTATTTTGAATCTCCCTTCCTTAACAAGAGTTAGTGAAAATGCTATTAGAGAAGCTTCGAAAAAAGTCAAGGAAGCAAGCCTTGGACTTGGAGCAACTCAGTGGCAGACGATAAGAAGAGTGATTTTACCCTCTGCAATACCCCAAATACTTACAGGTATAATACTAGCAGCCGGAAGGATTTTTGGAGAGGCAGCAGCGCTTTTATATACTGCAGGTATGAGCGCTCCAAGATTGAGATTTAATTATATAAGTTTAGTAGATAAAAAGTCACCTTTTAGTTTGTTCAGGCCTTCAGAAACCTTAGCGGTTTATATTTGGAAGATAAATTCAGAAGGAATGGTTCCTGATGCAGCTCAAATAGCTGCAGGAGCAGCAGCGGTTCTAGTAATAATGGTGTTGATTTTTAACCTGCTTGCTAGAATGCTTGGCAAATGGTTATACAACTCTTTCACAGGAAGTAAATAG
- a CDS encoding ABC transporter ATP-binding protein: MRKSSFLRILGYFKPHIPFLSLGLIFALLVNAAELLSPYITKIVIDEYIIKGNESIRIELMGILYLAAVVGGAVFNFSQVYLLNSVGQKIIHFIRVELFSHIQHMPASFFDKNSSGRIMTRATNDVEALSELYSGVIVDLFKDLFMIMGIVAVMLQMNYKLALISFIIVPIIVLITYFYNKKARWNFKRVRGLIAQINGFLAENISGMKLVQIFNREKEKYKEFEKLNNDYNEASIFEVVLMAFFKPGAELINSLSISILIWYCTRGVLNSTLEIGVLYAFINYVKKFFDPIKDLADKYNTIQSGIVSAERIFELLDNNEGIETLDEGFKIEELRGDIEFKNVWFSYTGDEWVLKDVSFSIKAGETAAFVGATGSGKSTIISLIGRFYEIQKGSITIDGIDIKDISLRTLRSFIAVVMQDVFLFSGDIKSNISLQNKKLSFEDIKNAADYSNASEFINKLPNKFDEEVKERGCTLSSGQRQLLAFARAIAFKPSILVLDEATSNIDTENERIIQKALSENSISRTTLIIAHRLSTIIDSDKIIVIHKGRVREIGRHDELLEKNGIYKRLYELQYS; the protein is encoded by the coding sequence ATGAGAAAGAGTAGTTTTTTAAGAATTCTAGGCTATTTTAAGCCACACATTCCTTTTTTGTCTTTAGGTCTGATATTTGCACTGCTTGTTAATGCTGCAGAGCTCTTAAGTCCTTATATAACTAAAATTGTAATAGATGAGTATATAATCAAAGGAAACGAAAGTATAAGAATTGAGCTTATGGGGATTTTATATTTGGCCGCTGTAGTAGGGGGTGCAGTATTTAACTTTTCTCAGGTCTACTTGCTTAATTCCGTTGGACAAAAGATAATTCATTTTATAAGAGTAGAGCTTTTTTCACATATTCAGCATATGCCAGCAAGCTTTTTTGATAAGAACTCCTCAGGAAGGATTATGACCAGAGCAACTAACGACGTAGAAGCTTTAAGTGAGCTTTACTCAGGGGTTATAGTGGACTTGTTCAAAGACCTATTTATGATTATGGGAATTGTAGCAGTAATGCTTCAGATGAATTATAAACTCGCTTTAATAAGCTTTATAATTGTTCCAATAATAGTTTTGATAACTTACTTTTATAACAAAAAGGCTAGATGGAATTTTAAAAGAGTAAGAGGACTTATAGCGCAAATAAATGGCTTTCTTGCTGAAAATATATCTGGAATGAAGCTAGTTCAGATATTTAATAGAGAAAAAGAAAAGTATAAGGAGTTTGAAAAATTAAATAATGATTACAATGAGGCCAGTATTTTTGAAGTTGTTCTAATGGCGTTTTTCAAGCCTGGCGCAGAGCTTATCAACTCCTTAAGCATATCTATTTTAATTTGGTACTGTACAAGAGGCGTTCTAAACAGTACCTTAGAGATTGGTGTTTTATATGCATTTATAAATTATGTTAAAAAATTCTTCGATCCAATAAAGGATTTAGCTGATAAGTATAACACTATTCAGTCAGGTATAGTTTCTGCAGAAAGGATATTTGAGCTGTTAGACAACAATGAAGGAATAGAGACTTTAGATGAGGGATTTAAGATAGAAGAACTAAGAGGAGATATAGAATTTAAAAATGTGTGGTTTTCCTACACAGGAGATGAGTGGGTTCTTAAAGATGTAAGCTTTAGTATAAAAGCAGGAGAAACAGCGGCTTTTGTTGGTGCCACAGGCTCTGGGAAATCAACAATAATAAGCCTAATAGGAAGGTTTTATGAAATTCAAAAGGGTAGTATTACAATAGATGGGATTGATATAAAAGATATAAGCTTAAGAACTTTAAGAAGTTTTATTGCAGTTGTCATGCAGGATGTATTTTTATTCTCCGGTGACATAAAGTCTAATATAAGCCTTCAAAATAAAAAGCTATCCTTTGAGGATATAAAAAATGCCGCCGATTATTCTAATGCCAGCGAATTTATTAATAAGCTTCCAAATAAATTTGATGAAGAAGTAAAGGAAAGAGGCTGCACACTATCTTCAGGACAAAGACAGCTTCTAGCTTTTGCACGGGCTATTGCGTTTAAACCTTCAATTTTAGTACTAGATGAGGCTACTTCAAATATAGATACTGAAAACGAAAGAATAATTCAAAAAGCTTTATCAGAAAACTCTATTAGCAGAACTACTTTAATCATAGCCCATAGATTGTCCACTATAATTGATTCCGACAAGATAATTGTAATTCATAAAGGCAGAGTGAGAGAAATTGGAAGACATGACGAACTTCTAGAGAAAAACGGCATATACAAGCGGCTTTATGAGCTCCAATATTCGTAA
- the pstC gene encoding phosphate ABC transporter permease subunit PstC: MQNKNLMRRIKNEYLGRSFATFCGLFIIILTAAIIFFVASKGLNLFTKDKYSILRFLFSSNWKPDLAADKGGPQFGTLVFILGSISVSIGAVIISAPVGIALAVFMNQISPRLGNKVLQPAMEIFVGVPSVVYGWVGVTVLVPFIKNSFGGLGFSLLAGILVLSIMILPTITSIASDAIRTIPRDYVEASYGLGATRWQTISKVIIPASKSGIMTGVVLGIARAFGEALAVQMVIGNSLGMAKGLTSTSTTLTSILTMDMANTVAGSQWNNALWSMALLLMIISFLFILLIRRIGKRGEV; the protein is encoded by the coding sequence ATGCAGAATAAAAATTTGATGAGAAGGATTAAGAATGAATATTTAGGTAGAAGTTTTGCAACCTTTTGCGGATTATTTATAATCATACTTACAGCAGCTATAATTTTCTTTGTTGCATCAAAAGGTTTAAACTTGTTCACTAAAGATAAGTATTCAATACTAAGATTCTTATTTTCAAGCAATTGGAAGCCGGATTTAGCTGCAGACAAAGGTGGACCGCAGTTTGGAACCTTAGTTTTTATATTAGGCTCCATATCTGTATCAATTGGTGCAGTTATAATTAGTGCTCCAGTTGGAATAGCTTTGGCAGTTTTCATGAATCAAATTTCTCCAAGGCTTGGGAATAAGGTTTTGCAGCCAGCTATGGAAATATTCGTTGGAGTACCTTCCGTGGTTTATGGTTGGGTAGGAGTAACAGTGCTTGTGCCATTCATAAAAAATAGCTTTGGAGGGCTTGGCTTTAGTCTGCTGGCTGGTATCTTAGTTTTAAGTATCATGATACTACCTACAATAACAAGTATTGCTTCGGATGCAATAAGAACAATTCCAAGGGATTATGTAGAAGCCTCTTATGGTTTGGGTGCTACAAGATGGCAGACTATTAGCAAGGTAATAATACCAGCGTCGAAGAGTGGAATCATGACAGGTGTAGTTCTTGGTATAGCAAGAGCCTTTGGTGAGGCTTTAGCAGTACAGATGGTTATTGGAAATTCCTTAGGGATGGCAAAAGGTTTAACTAGTACCTCAACAACTCTTACAAGCATATTAACAATGGATATGGCTAATACTGTAGCGGGTTCTCAGTGGAATAACGCTCTGTGGTCTATGGCGCTGTTATTAATGATTATATCGTTTTTATTTATACTGTTAATAAGAAGAATTGGAAAGAGGGGTGAGGTATAA
- a CDS encoding phosphate ABC transporter substrate-binding protein — protein sequence MKLKKSSVAAVFLSIVFSAGVLTGCGSELNKESSSELSGTITASGSTALQPLAEQVANKFVDQHPEVTINVQGGGSGTGLAQVLQGAVDIGNSDIFAEEKLKPEQSKTLVDHKVAVVGIAAVVNNKVNIDNISKENLIKIFTGQVTNWKEVGGSDMRIQLINRPKSSGTRATFKKYGLDNKEEAEGSQLQQDSSGAVRKAIEATDGAISYLAIPYLTEEVRKTIKVINLDNVEPTNENIANGNYPIWSYEHMYSKGQATGLAKLFLEYIVSDEAKPIIKFMKYVPISEMKVTR from the coding sequence ATGAAGTTAAAAAAATCTTCAGTAGCTGCAGTTTTTTTATCCATAGTTTTTTCCGCAGGAGTACTTACAGGCTGCGGTAGTGAGCTTAATAAAGAAAGCAGTTCAGAGCTGTCAGGAACTATAACAGCCTCAGGTTCAACGGCATTGCAGCCTCTTGCAGAACAGGTAGCTAATAAATTTGTTGATCAGCATCCTGAGGTTACTATAAATGTCCAAGGTGGAGGAAGTGGAACAGGACTGGCACAGGTGCTTCAAGGTGCAGTTGATATAGGAAATTCAGATATATTTGCGGAAGAAAAACTAAAACCGGAGCAGTCAAAAACTTTAGTAGATCATAAGGTAGCAGTTGTAGGTATTGCAGCAGTTGTTAACAATAAAGTAAACATCGATAACATAAGTAAAGAAAATTTAATTAAAATTTTTACGGGTCAAGTAACAAACTGGAAAGAAGTAGGCGGAAGTGATATGAGAATTCAGTTAATTAACAGACCTAAATCATCAGGAACTAGAGCAACCTTTAAAAAATATGGGCTGGACAATAAGGAGGAAGCTGAAGGATCACAGCTTCAGCAAGATTCCAGCGGAGCAGTAAGAAAAGCCATTGAAGCGACGGATGGCGCCATAAGTTATTTAGCTATACCTTATTTAACAGAAGAGGTTAGAAAAACTATAAAGGTAATAAACCTTGATAATGTGGAGCCTACTAATGAGAATATAGCTAACGGAAATTACCCAATTTGGTCTTATGAGCATATGTACTCGAAAGGACAAGCAACGGGGCTAGCAAAATTATTCTTGGAATATATTGTAAGCGACGAGGCAAAGCCGATTATTAAGTTCATGAAGTATGTACCAATTTCTGAAATGAAGGTTACTAGGTAG
- the pstB gene encoding phosphate ABC transporter ATP-binding protein PstB, which yields MSIIETKNLKLYYGNNQALKGINIHIPEKSVTAFIGPSGCGKSTFLRTLNRMNDLIENVRIEGEVLYEGKNIYKDYDVIELRKKVGMVFQRPNPFPMSIYDNVAYGPRIHGVTNKNRLDEIVESSLKGAALWDEVKDRLKKSALGMSGGQQQRLCIARVLAVEPNVLLMDEPTSALDPISTAKVEELVHELKEKYTVVIVTHNMQQAGRISDNTAFFLTGELVEYNKTEDIFYKPRDKRTEDYITGRFG from the coding sequence ATGAGCATAATTGAAACTAAAAATCTTAAATTATACTATGGAAATAATCAAGCCTTAAAAGGAATAAATATTCACATACCAGAAAAATCAGTTACAGCATTTATAGGACCTTCAGGCTGTGGAAAATCTACATTTTTAAGAACACTAAATAGGATGAATGATTTAATAGAAAATGTTAGAATAGAGGGAGAAGTTCTTTACGAAGGTAAGAATATATATAAGGATTATGACGTAATTGAATTAAGAAAAAAGGTAGGAATGGTGTTTCAAAGGCCAAATCCATTTCCAATGTCCATCTATGATAATGTTGCATATGGTCCTAGAATACATGGTGTAACAAATAAGAACAGGCTTGATGAAATAGTGGAAAGCAGCCTAAAAGGTGCAGCACTTTGGGATGAAGTAAAGGATAGATTAAAGAAAAGCGCTTTAGGCATGTCAGGTGGTCAGCAGCAGAGATTGTGTATAGCAAGAGTTCTAGCAGTTGAGCCTAATGTACTTTTAATGGATGAACCTACTTCGGCTCTTGATCCAATTTCTACAGCTAAGGTTGAAGAATTAGTGCATGAACTTAAAGAGAAATATACTGTTGTTATAGTTACACATAATATGCAGCAGGCAGGTAGAATATCAGATAATACAGCGTTCTTCCTAACTGGAGAGTTAGTTGAATACAATAAAACAGAGGATATTTTCTACAAGCCAAGGGATAAGAGAACCGAGGATTATATAACAGGTAGATTTGGTTAA
- the phoU gene encoding phosphate signaling complex protein PhoU — protein MTRNSFDTNLHELHNDLLRMGSVVEKQIYKCIEGLVNQNCDLAEQVMKDDDIVDNMQKDIENKCIKLIATQQPLAHDLRNIFTIIKVVTDLERMADYAVDIAKITIRLKGEKYIKQLIDIPRMGDIVKEMINLALEAYVQRDVEKAYSTCKMDDQIDGIYRQIFSELLVLMMSDSSTIKQATQFLFICKFLERAADHITNVCEWTIYLVTGEHVDLNE, from the coding sequence ATGACTAGAAACTCCTTTGATACAAATTTACATGAGCTTCACAATGATTTATTAAGAATGGGAAGTGTAGTAGAAAAACAAATATATAAGTGCATTGAAGGCTTAGTAAATCAAAATTGTGATTTGGCAGAGCAGGTAATGAAAGACGATGACATAGTTGACAACATGCAAAAGGATATCGAGAATAAATGCATAAAGCTTATTGCAACGCAGCAGCCTTTAGCTCATGATTTAAGAAACATATTCACTATAATTAAAGTTGTAACGGATCTTGAAAGAATGGCAGACTATGCAGTTGACATAGCGAAAATAACTATAAGGCTTAAAGGCGAAAAATATATAAAGCAGCTAATCGATATTCCTAGAATGGGAGACATAGTTAAAGAAATGATTAACCTTGCCCTTGAGGCTTATGTTCAACGCGACGTTGAGAAGGCATACTCAACCTGCAAGATGGATGATCAAATTGATGGCATATACAGACAGATTTTCAGTGAGCTTTTAGTTCTAATGATGAGTGATTCATCAACTATAAAGCAAGCAACGCAGTTTTTATTCATTTGCAAATTCCTAGAAAGAGCAGCAGACCATATAACAAATGTTTGCGAATGGACTATTTATTTAGTAACTGGCGAACATGTTGATTTGAATGAATAA
- the rpsA gene encoding 30S ribosomal protein S1, whose amino-acid sequence MSNFEEASMQELMDSFDGGIKTIHSGDVVKGVVISVSKDAVFVNIGYMADGVITREEFSHDPMVSLKDEVKPGDELYVYILEVNDGEGNVALSKIKAEEYKVWDEFEESLKEGKTIDVKISEAVKGGVTANVKGVRAFIPGSQLSLKYVEDLNSFVGKTLTVRVVELDKDKKKVVLSRKGVLKAEAEAKKNDVWESLKKGERRTGTVTRLAKFGAFVDIGGVDGLLHNQDLSWKRIFDPSEIVSVGDKVEVYVIDFDKAKGRISLGLKEVSENPWNSVTARFKVNDIVEGIVVRTTDFGAFVEIAEGVEGLVRNSEIAEERVTKASAVLNIGDKVKVKVLEIDSKNQRLGLSVKEAKNTQEREEIKDFLGDKSEGVTLGDLLKDKFKNFKFEE is encoded by the coding sequence ATGAGCAATTTTGAAGAAGCTTCAATGCAGGAATTGATGGATTCCTTTGATGGAGGTATCAAAACAATACACAGTGGTGATGTTGTTAAAGGAGTTGTTATTTCAGTATCAAAGGATGCTGTATTTGTTAATATTGGCTACATGGCTGACGGAGTAATAACAAGAGAAGAATTCTCACACGACCCTATGGTTAGTCTAAAGGATGAAGTTAAACCTGGGGATGAGCTTTATGTGTACATATTAGAAGTGAATGATGGAGAAGGGAACGTGGCTCTTTCAAAGATAAAGGCAGAAGAGTACAAAGTTTGGGATGAGTTTGAAGAATCTTTAAAGGAAGGAAAAACTATTGATGTAAAAATTAGCGAAGCTGTAAAAGGCGGAGTTACTGCAAATGTTAAAGGTGTAAGGGCCTTTATACCAGGTTCACAGCTATCTTTAAAATATGTTGAGGATTTAAATAGTTTTGTAGGAAAGACTTTAACAGTTAGAGTTGTAGAACTTGATAAGGATAAAAAGAAGGTTGTACTTTCAAGAAAGGGAGTTCTTAAGGCCGAAGCAGAAGCTAAGAAGAATGATGTTTGGGAATCACTTAAAAAAGGTGAAAGAAGAACTGGTACAGTTACAAGACTTGCTAAATTCGGTGCCTTCGTAGACATTGGTGGTGTGGATGGACTTTTACACAACCAAGACCTTTCCTGGAAGAGAATTTTTGATCCATCAGAAATTGTTTCTGTAGGAGATAAGGTTGAGGTTTATGTAATAGATTTTGACAAGGCTAAGGGAAGAATATCTCTAGGACTTAAGGAAGTATCTGAAAATCCATGGAACAGCGTAACAGCTAGATTTAAAGTTAATGACATAGTTGAAGGAATAGTAGTTAGAACCACAGATTTTGGAGCTTTTGTTGAGATTGCCGAAGGTGTAGAAGGACTTGTTAGAAATTCTGAAATAGCAGAAGAAAGAGTTACTAAAGCTTCAGCTGTGCTCAATATTGGAGACAAGGTAAAGGTTAAGGTTCTTGAAATAGATTCAAAAAATCAAAGGCTTGGTCTTAGTGTTAAAGAAGCTAAGAATACTCAAGAAAGAGAAGAAATTAAAGACTTCCTAGGTGATAAATCTGAAGGGGTAACCTTAGGAGATTTGTTAAAGGATAAGTTTAAGAATTTTAAGTTTGAAGAATAA
- a CDS encoding glycogen/starch/alpha-glucan phosphorylase — translation MILDKEKFKSDYVRKLMNSFAEEIEGASKLHKYFALGGLVRDYVTENWVNTNKYYLESGEKQIYYFSMEFLIGRLLGSNLLNLGIRQVCKDGLTELGISLEELEEIENDAGLGNGGLGRLAACFLDSMASSGIPGHGCGIRYRYGLFEQKIIDGYQVEVPDYWLRDGNVWEIRKENKAIEVRFGGKIRIDYINNRMTFIHEDYEPVRAVPYDTPVVAYDKNMVNTLRLWSAEPIAWEFDFNTFSRGDYVKAEAYRASVEAISQVLYPDDSNWEGKLLRLKQQYFFVSAGLQSILRSYKKSGLPINELNKHIAVHINDTHPSVAVAELMRILIDEELLSWDEAWHITTDIMAYTNHTILSEALEKWPVDMFKNLLPRIYMIIEEINRRFCEALNRKWPGQWGRINNMSIINDGLVKMAHLAIVGSHSVNGVAELHTEILKHQELSNFYQFYPEKFNNKTNGITHRRWLMKCNPKLSNLITDTIGSSWIKAPIELNSLAKYKYDPAFQNKIASIKKANKANFSNLIKNKYGIVIDPNSIFDVQVKRLHAYKRQILNVLHIMHLYNKLKENPSLDILPRTFFFGAKASPSYHLAKQTIKLINSVATKINNDSSINDKLKVVFLENYSVSLAEKIIPCADVSEQISTASKEASGTGNMKFMMNGAVTVATLDGANVEMKDAVGEDNIVIFGLKANEVISYNKYGGYSSWDVYNNDMRVNKLITQLVDGTLSHSRAEFKNIYESLLMFNDEYFVLKDFDAYAKAHERVDSLYRNNTKWNEMCIMNIAHSGVFSSDNTIKQYSKDIWGTRELKLLPEMD, via the coding sequence ATGATTTTAGATAAAGAAAAGTTTAAATCAGACTATGTAAGAAAATTAATGAACAGCTTTGCTGAAGAAATAGAAGGGGCTTCTAAGCTTCATAAGTATTTTGCTTTAGGTGGTCTAGTTAGAGATTATGTTACTGAAAATTGGGTGAACACAAATAAATATTATTTAGAAAGCGGAGAAAAACAGATTTACTATTTTTCAATGGAGTTTTTAATAGGAAGACTTCTTGGAAGCAATCTTCTAAATTTAGGTATTAGGCAGGTTTGTAAAGACGGTCTTACTGAACTTGGAATATCTCTAGAGGAGCTTGAAGAGATTGAAAATGATGCCGGTCTTGGAAATGGTGGCCTTGGAAGGCTTGCTGCTTGTTTTCTAGATTCTATGGCTTCCTCAGGAATTCCTGGTCATGGCTGCGGCATACGCTATAGATACGGACTATTTGAACAAAAGATTATAGATGGCTATCAGGTTGAAGTTCCTGACTACTGGCTTAGAGACGGTAACGTTTGGGAAATTAGAAAAGAGAATAAAGCTATAGAAGTACGTTTTGGCGGTAAGATACGAATTGATTATATAAACAATAGGATGACCTTTATACATGAAGACTACGAACCAGTTCGAGCCGTTCCTTATGATACTCCAGTGGTTGCTTATGATAAAAACATGGTAAATACCTTAAGGCTCTGGAGCGCTGAGCCTATAGCCTGGGAATTTGACTTTAACACCTTTAGCCGCGGAGATTATGTTAAAGCCGAAGCCTATAGAGCCTCTGTTGAAGCTATATCTCAAGTTTTGTATCCTGATGACAGTAACTGGGAAGGAAAGCTTTTAAGACTTAAGCAACAATATTTTTTTGTGAGCGCAGGTCTTCAAAGTATTTTAAGAAGCTATAAGAAGTCCGGTCTTCCAATAAATGAACTTAACAAACATATTGCAGTACACATCAATGACACCCATCCTTCTGTAGCTGTTGCTGAACTTATGAGAATTTTAATTGATGAAGAGTTGCTTTCTTGGGATGAGGCTTGGCACATAACTACAGATATTATGGCTTATACAAACCATACAATACTTTCAGAGGCCTTAGAAAAGTGGCCAGTAGATATGTTCAAGAATCTTCTGCCAAGAATTTATATGATTATTGAAGAAATAAATAGGCGTTTCTGCGAAGCTTTAAACAGAAAATGGCCTGGTCAATGGGGGAGAATAAATAACATGTCCATCATAAACGATGGACTTGTAAAGATGGCTCACCTTGCTATAGTTGGAAGCCACTCAGTAAACGGTGTTGCAGAACTTCATACAGAAATACTAAAACATCAAGAGCTTTCAAATTTTTATCAGTTCTATCCTGAAAAATTTAACAACAAGACCAATGGAATTACTCATAGAAGATGGCTTATGAAATGTAACCCAAAGCTTAGTAATCTCATTACCGATACTATAGGCAGTTCTTGGATTAAAGCTCCTATTGAATTAAATAGCCTTGCTAAATATAAGTACGACCCTGCTTTCCAAAATAAAATTGCTTCTATAAAAAAAGCAAATAAAGCTAATTTTTCGAATTTAATTAAAAATAAGTATGGCATAGTTATAGACCCTAACTCAATTTTTGATGTTCAGGTTAAAAGGCTTCATGCATATAAAAGGCAAATACTTAATGTACTTCATATAATGCATTTGTATAATAAACTTAAAGAAAATCCAAGCCTTGATATACTCCCTAGAACCTTCTTCTTTGGAGCAAAGGCTTCACCAAGCTATCACCTGGCTAAACAAACCATAAAACTTATTAACAGTGTTGCAACGAAGATAAACAATGACTCAAGTATAAATGACAAGCTTAAAGTTGTATTTCTTGAAAATTACAGTGTATCCCTTGCTGAAAAAATTATCCCCTGCGCTGATGTTAGCGAACAAATTTCTACTGCTTCTAAAGAAGCCTCTGGCACTGGAAACATGAAGTTCATGATGAATGGAGCTGTTACCGTAGCTACACTTGATGGCGCTAATGTTGAAATGAAGGATGCCGTTGGCGAGGACAATATAGTTATCTTTGGATTAAAGGCTAATGAAGTTATTAGTTATAATAAATACGGCGGTTACTCATCCTGGGATGTTTATAATAATGATATGAGAGTTAACAAGCTGATAACCCAGCTTGTAGATGGAACCCTAAGCCATTCTAGGGCAGAATTCAAAAATATTTATGAGTCACTGTTAATGTTTAATGATGAGTACTTTGTTTTAAAAGATTTTGATGCTTACGCTAAAGCCCATGAAAGAGTTGACAGCTTGTATAGAAATAATACTAAATGGAATGAAATGTGCATAATGAATATAGCTCATTCAGGTGTTTTCTCCAGTGATAATACTATTAAGCAGTACTCAAAGGATATTTGGGGCACTAGAGAATTGAAGCTTCTTCCTGAAATGGATTAG